Within the bacterium genome, the region TCTTAATAGATGATGTCTACACCACGGGTGCGACAATTGAAAATCTAGCAAAGGCTTTTAGGAATTTTCCTTCTCGAGTTGATGGTTTTGTTATTGCCTCTAAGGTTTGAATTGCTGTGATAAGAGTCGTGCCTTCTGCAAGGATTCCACATCAAGACTTTCTCTCGGATTTACTGCGGAACCGGTTATTTCCTGCAATTTTTCTCCTGTCACAGTTTTATAGAGCTGGTATACGAATTGGACATTTTCACCTGATGTTTCCACGGTTCCGCATACGAAGTAATCCGCATTCAGGCTGAGGGCTATTTGCTGGCAGGTTTCGGGGAATAGCTTGTCGTTGGTTAGGTTGCCTCTCGATATTTCTTTGTTAACCTGGTCATTGGGAATGATATCGAATAAAACATTTCCAGTAATTCCCTGGTAAATGGACTTTTGGAGGCGAGACCCGAGTTGTAACTTCTGGGCACCAGGTTCCGCTTCCATCAAGGGGAAGATTGCAATTCTGTATCTTTTTCCTCCTGAAGGTGTTTGTTGGGCGTAAGTTTTGTTTAATTCCTGCAAAACTTGTTCAGTAAGGTCTTGAGAGTTTGAAACATAAAGAACAACTTTTGAGTTGTTGTTCAGGACAAGATCGATACCATTAGCAGTGGCAACATTTTTAATGGTTTCCTGTATCTTTCTATAATAGGGCTCTAAAAGTTCAGAAGATTTCTTATAGAAGAGGCCGTTGTCTCCCCATATGCTTTTTACGAAACTGGAATAAGCCTCCTGGGCTTTTTGAATTTCCAGTTCCCTTTTTTGTTTGCCTTTCTCAGTAAGTCCTGGCTTTTCTATTTCCAGTAGATTTTTAAGGGAATCAATGTATTGTTTTAGGCTGTCTCTCTGCCTTTCCCATTCCAGAACGAATCTGTCCAGTTCTCTTTTGGCTTCTTGGAATTCGGTATATTCATTGAAAATGCGGTTCATGTCAACGGTAGCGATGGACAAATCCTTACTGTGAAGGAGTGGGGTAATGCTTATTAAAAATAAAGCAATGCTAAATTTCTTCAGCACTTTCAAACCTCCAGTTTTTTCTCCAGTTCCTCTATTATTATATGACCTACTATCTGATGGCACTCCTGAATGATTGGAGTACTTCGGGAGGGGACGTGGATAACGACGTCCACTTCCTCTTCAACTTCAGTGAAGTTATCTCCCGTTAAAAAAATAACGGCCATTTTTTTTGCCTTAGCGGTTTTAATCGCTTTAATTACGTTCGTTGAGCTTCCAGAGGTAGAGATGGCCACAAGTACGTCACCCTCGTTTCCCAACCCTTCAATCTGCCTTGAGAATATTTCGTTAAACCCAAAGTCATTCGCTGTTGCGGTTATAACAGAGGTGTCGGATGTTAAGGCGATTGAAGGAAGAGAACCTCTCGGATTTTTATACTTCACAATCAACTCTGTATTAAAATGCATTGCCTGAGCAGCGCTACCACCGTTTCCACACCATATAACTTTTTTGCCGTTTTTAAGAGCATTGTAAATTATTTCTGCCGAATTTTTAATTTTATCACCTTCCCTCTCAGCAAGCAATTCAATGATTCTGAGAATTTCCTCGAATCGCTTTCTCACTTAATTATTTTAAGGCTTTTTCCCTGCACTGAGAAAGGGTAGCTTAAAAGTTTGACAGAACAGTAGAGGAATTTTAAAATTATCTAAATGATTCAGGAGAAAATTGACCAGTATATAGACGAACTTACTGGGGCACGAAATCGAAAGTTTCTCAGCACTTTTAGTGACTTTGAGATTAGAAGAGCCCAGAGATACCGTACAAATTTTTCAATAATTCTGTTTGACATTGATAACTTCAAAGAAATAAATGACCTTTACGGGCATCTGGAAGGCGACAAGGTTCTAAAAGAACTTTCCCAATTTGTAATGAGTTCCCTTCGAGAGTCGGACATCCTCATAAGATACGGTGGAGATGAGTTTATTATTTACTTGCCCAATACAGGCTTTGAAGATGCCAAATACGTTGCAGAAAAAATCCTTAACAGCGTGAATTCACAAAAAATTGCTGGCAGGAATATTTCCCTAAGCATGGGGGTTGCTGAGTATCCGAGAGATGGTAAAACTTGGCAGGAACTCTTTAATAAGGCAGATATAGCTCTTTATAGGGCAAAGAGGAGAGGAAAGGGTCGCATTGCTTGGGTTGAGGAAGTAGAAGCAGTCCCAATAATACCGACATCTCAATTCGTCGATAGAATCGAAGAAAAGCGTACCCTTATAAATCTGGTAAACCAGGACCAGAAACTGGTTATCGTTCGTGGAGGAGCTGGGATAGGTAAAACACGACTGGTTAAAGACACCCTAAAAAGAATTGAGGGGGTTTATTATTTCATGGGGGTGGCCTATGGTGCCCTTTCGGAAGTTCCCTTTAGTCTTTTGAAGGACCTGGTAAAATACTGCTATGACAATTATAAGATAGAGACAAAGGAGGCTTTGGCGAGTTTCGATCAATTTGAGATGAGGGCCTTCTACTCCATTTTTCCAGAGGCAGGGGAAAGCTTTAACGTGAAGGATATAGATAAGTACAAACTTTATGATTCGATATTAAAGTTCTTTAAGCATTTTGCGGTACACAAGAAGGTCTTGATTTACATTGATGACCTGCAATGGGCGGACCGGTCTTCTATGGAACTTTTATACTATGTGATTAGAAACTCCCCTGCTGATGTTAAATTCTTTGCTACGTTCAGAACGGAGGATCACTCCCACGATTACGTAGAAAACTTTGTTTCACAGGCACTGCGTGAAAGATTTATTTTTGTTTTGGACCTCAAACCATTTGAGTATTCGGCGGCATCGGAATTTATCTCTGCCATTCTTCAGGAAGAGGCAGACGAAGAAGTGGTGAGGTTCCTGTATACCAAATCAGGTGGGAATCCGTTCTTCATTGAGGAGCTCATCAAAGAACTGTATGAAAAGGGGAATCTTTTATACGATGGGAAGCGCTGGATCCTCAAAGAGGTTGAAAAGATTTCAGTACCCCAGAGTATTCAGCACATAATGAGAAAAAGGGTTCAAGAATTGGAGGGCGATAAGGTTCTGGAAGTGGCTTCTTGCATCGGACACGAGTTTTCACCATCTATCATTGAAGGCGTTCTCGAAATGGATATGGGAGAAATTTATGATTCTATAGAGAAGGCCATCAAAAAGGGCATTCTTGAGGAAAGTGGGCCAGATACCTTTGCATTTAAAGAAGATATAATAAGGGAGCTTATTCTCCAGAATATCTCTCAAAGTAAGAGAAGATTTTATCACCAAAAAATCGCCAGATGGATAGAACAACATAAGGGCTCTATTGCCAATGCAGAGGAGCTTATAACTTATCATGCTTATCGGGGTGGGGATGTAGAGAAGATATTGCAGTATGCTCCGATAGTAGCCAAAAGGGCAATGTCTCAATTTGCTTATGAAGAAGCAAAGAAATTCTGGCTGTACTATTTTGAATATGAAAAGGATGGGCAAAAATATGTGAAAGGAGCCCTTGATTTTGCAGAATGCTTGATGATTAAGGGTGAACTGAGATATGCCAAGGAATTTTTGGAAGAAGTACGACAGAAGTTTCCTGACTTAATAGACGCTGAGTTTTATTCAAGACTCTCAGATGTTTTGGCTGAACAGGGCCTATACAGCGAAGCTCTTAAATATATAGATAAGGCCATTGAACTGGCTTTTCCACAAGAAGCGAAGAACAAGAATGGTTTACAAGAGGGGCAGGCTGCCGAGGTCCCTCTCTACAAGTATTATATTGAGAAAGGATGGATATTGATAAGGCTTGGTCACTATGAAGATGCGAGAGTAGTTCTTGAACAGGCTCTGATTAATAAGAATCACCTGTCAAAGTATTGGGAAGGGACTCTTTATAATGTCCTTGGTGTTCTTCATGCAGAGATTTCTTCCCCTCAAGATGCTATCTCTTACTATGAGAAGGCGATCGAAATCAGGGAGAGCATAAATGACTTTAAGGGGCTGGGGGCCAGTTACATAGATATTGCCATTGTTTACCACGATCTTGGAGATATGCAAAAAGCCATTGAATATTATGAGAAAGCCAGAGAGATTTATAAGCAGATAGGATATAAAGGGGGAGTAATTACAGCTTACATTGATATCGGAATGTACTATCTTAGCAGCAGAAAATATGAAGAGGCCATGGGGAACTTCCAGAGTGCTTACCATGAGGCCAATCTCATAGGCAGTAAGGATAGCATGTGCCTTGCCCTCAACAACATTGGTTCTGTCTTAAGGCTTACGTTTAAGTTTAGCGAGGCTGAGGTTTTTTACCGTAGGGCTTTGGAGATTGCAAAAGAGATAAATTCCGTTGAACACATAATTATGGTCACCAGAAATTTTGTAAGGCTCTATAAGGATGGATATAAGGATTATGATAAAGCTGAAGAGTATTACAAACAGCTTGAAAAGTTGCTGGAAAAGAAAGAACTTGATACGGGTAAGTTTGTTAGTTTGCTTGTAGGGGCAGAATTATACCTGTGGAAGGGTGACCTGGATAAAGCAGGCCAAATTCTGGAAGAACTTCGTCCCCATCTTAGCGAGAAAAGGTTCCAGAATTACAAATTCTGGTTTAATTTCGCGTTGGCTGAATACCGTGCTTTAAGAGGCGATAGAATGGGAGCTGGTTATGCCCTTCGTTCTGCCTACGAGGAGGCAAAGGCAAGATCGGTGAAGGACCCGGACTACATCGTTTCTTATTTTGAAGGTTTGCTTGAGTTTTTCATTTTGACAAAAAAGAAAAACTCCGCATTAAAGATTTTAGATAAACTGGAAGATTTATACAAAAGGTATGAGTTTTTAGAAGATTTGCAGTTTCTTCCCTATTTAAAAGAGGAAGTTGAGAACATTCAATAAGCTCCTTCGCCTTTGAAAATTTCCAAAATCGTTTTTATGAAAATTGCAAGATCCAGGAATATATTCCAGTTCTTAACATAGTAAAGATCAAGCATGATCCTTTCTTCAAAGGTGAGGGCGTTTCTTCCTGAAACCTGCCACAGGCCAGTGAGGCCTGGTTTAACGCTGAAAATAATGTCCTTAACATCCTCTATGATTGCTAACTCTTCAGGTAAATAAGGCCTTGGCCCTACAAGGCTCATATCACCTTTTATTACGTTAAAGAGTTGGGGGAGTTCATCCAAGCTTGTTTTTCTCAGGATTTTACCTATGGGTGTGACTCTTGGGTCTTTCATACTTACAATTTTCCTATATTTTTCGAATTCTCGCCTCATTTCTGGATGTTCCTTGAGAAATTCCTGGAGAATTTCATCGGAGTTTGTGTACATAGTGCGAAACTTATATATTTTGATTAGCTTCCCGTCTTTTCCCAGCCTTGCTTGTATGAAAATTACCGGCCCTTTAGATGTGGTCAAAATAACTACAGAAATGAGGGCAATTATAGGGAGAAGGATAATAAGGAGCGGTATTGTTACAAGAAGGTCCAGTAATCTTTTGAGTTTGGCATTTCTTGGAATTAAAAGATTGTATTTTAGTCTCAAACTTTTAAAACCAAAAAATTCAACAATTTCCAGTTCCAGAGGGTTCAATGTGTGGTTGAAGGCATTGATTAGTATTTCAACACCCTTTTCCCAGGCTAAGTTTTCCACCTTTTTAACCTCACCGAGAGGGACACCACCTACAATCAAGAGGTTTGGCTCTTTCTCTAAAATAATCTGTTTGACTTTTTCTGCGGATCCGTTTTTAATATGCCCTATGACTTCGATACCACTATTTTTCTCTTTTTCTATGGTCCTTTTGAACCATTCCAGCTCAACGGAATCTCCCCAAAATAGAGCTGTGTCTTTTAGAAGTCCTACTTCATAAAGAATTCTTTTTGCAACGATTCTTCCAAACCAGAGGAGAAAAATGCTCAAAATGTATGCGATTAAGAAGGCAAGTCTTGAAAAGGAAGGCTCTACTTTTATGGTATAGAGGAGAAGCGCTGAGAAAGCTGCAGCAATTGTAGCACCTTTGGCTATCTTAAGAAACTCTTCGCTTCGTGAAAAATATTTTGTGTATAAACCTTCATAGTAAAAAGTGACTATCCATATAATAAAAAGTGCGAGGAAGTATTTTGAATAGTGAGCAATGGGCAAGGCAGGAGGCAAAGTATACTTGGTACTGCCTATCAGGTTAACTCTAATATAATAGCCCACATAAAATGAAGTAGCGATTAGAAAGAGATCCAGAAGCACCAAAATCATCTTGGAGATTACTCTCGTCGTTCCTCTTTTGAATCTTACCATTGGCTTTCCTTTATTGGAATATTTATAAAATAACGGAAGGCTACAATCAAGCCATAGGTAAGGGTAAGGAGAAGAACAAGAATTTTTTCAAATTGGCTTTGGGAGTGCTTAATTGTGTAAAGAAAAAAAGAACGGAGCTTGTGAAACTCCGATTTAAAGGCTGAATTTTTTCTTGAAAATCCGTGGAAGTGAATAATTCTGGCTCTTGGGTCATAGATTATAGAATATCCTGATTTTAGCAACCTTTTGAAAAAGTCCGCATCTTCAAAGAAGAGGAAAAAGCGTTCGTCAAATCCTTCAAGACTTTCAAAAATGGACCGAGGCACCACGAAAAAGCCACCAAGGGGAAAACATTCTTTAAGGGGTATGGGTTCTTCTTGTTTTTTAAGACTATATCCGAAATACTCCTTTTCCATCTTAGAATTTTTTAAAAAAACTCGGAGAGGTGAAGTTCTGCTTACAAGAATATGCTTAATAGAGGGAAACATCCTGGTTGAAGGCTGGAAGGTGAAGTCAGGGTTTAAAAATTTTGGGGCGGTAGCGGAGTGGTATTTTTTTGTGGTTTCTATTAAAATATTTACAGTATCGGGAAACGCCATTGTGTCTGGGTTCATGAAAAGTAGAAGATCGCCGCTGGCCATCTTTGCACCCAAATTACAACCCGAGGCATAACCTTTATTGGGCCTGTTAATAATTTTAGTATTAGGAAATTTTTGAATGATTGGGAATAGATCCTCACCGGGACTGTGATTGACAACTATTATCTCATCTACTTGGTCTTTTATGGAGTTCAAACAATGGATTAGTATTTTCCCGGCTCGGTAGTTTACGATTATTGCGGAGATCATTGTTCCTTTAAATTTTACACCAGTGGGTTTATAATTACAACGGAGTGAGATTATGTTTAAATTTTTGGTTGAAAAATTGATCGGCTCGAGGAACGAGCGAGAAATAAAGAAACTTTGGCCCATTGTTGAGAAAATCAATGGAATTTACGAGACTTACCATTCTCTAAAAGATGAAGACTTGATCAAGAAGACAGAGGAATTCGAAAAACGAATTCGTGATGGAGAGGACCCGTTTAACATATTGCCAGAAGCCTTTGCCCTTNNNNNNNNNNTTTGCCCTTGTTAAAGAGGCAACAAGGCGGCTATGCGGGAAGAAGTGGGAAGTTACTGGCCACATGTGGGAATGGAACATGATTCCCTTTGACGTGCAACTTCTTGGTGCCATCGTTCTCTTCCAGGGAAAGATTGCGGAGATGAAAACGGGAGAAGGCAAGACTCTGGTGGCGACAATGCCTCTTTACCTTCACGGTATTATAGGGAGAATTAAAGGGACAGGGGTCCACCTTGTTACTGTGAACGATTACCTTGCCAGAAGGGACAGACAGTGGATGGGGCCAGTTTATGAAAGTCTTGGTCTGAGTGTGGGTGTGATTCAAAACGAAATGGATAATGCGCGGAGGAAGATTGAATACCAGAAGGACATAACTTACGGAACAAACAATGAGTTTGGTTTTGACTATTTGAGGGATAACATGGTCTTTAGGGCTGAGGATCGAGTTCAGAGGGGCCACTATTATGCAATTGTGGATGAAGTAGACTCTATTCTTATTGATGAGGCAAGGACTCCTCTTATTATTTCAGGGCCCGTTGAATACTCTTCTGCGGAAATTTATAGAGGCATGAAGCCTCTTGCTGAAAATCTGGTGAGAAAGCAGACCCAGCTTGTTACACAGCTTCTTTTTGTTGCTGAGAATCTCCTGAAACAGGGTAAGGAGTTTGAGGCAGCGGAAAAGATAATTCAAGCAAGGCTTGGTATGCCTAAGGCGAAGAAACTCTTCAAGATGCTTCAGGAACCTGGAGTCATGAAACTTGTGGATAAAGTCGAACTGGATTTGATGAAGGAAATTAATGTGGGGGGTGAGAAGACAAAGAGGATTGAAGAACTTAAGGAAGAACTTTATTTCTGGGTTGACGAGAAATCCCATTCCGTTGAAATAACGGAGAAAGGTAGAGAGGAAGTAGAAAAAAGAGAAAAGGGGCTCTTTGCTTTGCCGGACCTCTCTACTGAACTCCACAAACTTGATGAGGATAAGGGTTTATCTGCCCGTGAACGTTTCTACGAGAAAGAGAGGATATTGAGGGAATACGCTGAGAAGAGTGATAAAATACACGCTCTGAAACAGCTCCTCAAGGCCTATATGCTCTTTGAGAAAGATGTAGACTATGTAGTTATGGATGGAAAGGTGATTATTGTTGATGAATTTACTGGAAGGCTAATGCCGGGAAGGAGATGGTCCGATGGACTTCACGAGGCAGTGGAAGCAAAAGAAGGTGTTACGATTCAAAGAGAAACACAGACCTTAGCAACCATTACTATTCAGAACTATTTCAGAATGTACGAAAAACTCGCAGGCATGACGGGTACTGCAATAACAGAGGCTCAGGAATTCTGGGAGATTTACAAACTTGATGTGATACAGATACCCACCAATAAACCCGTTCGGAGAGTTGACTATCCCGATATAATCTTTAAGACCAAAAAGGAAAAATATGAAGCGATTATAAATGAGATTGAGAAATGGCATAAGGTTGGCAGGCCGATCTTAGTTGGGACCACATCGGTGGAGGTTTCTGAGCTTCTTTCCAGACTGCTCAAGAGAAGGGGAATACCTCATCAGGTATTGAACGCCAAGTACCATGAAAAGGAAGCGGAAATTATTGCACGGGCAGGCCAGTTTGGTGCAGTAACAATAGCAACCAACATGGCTGGTAGGGGTACGGATATTAAGCTTGCGGAGAATGTGGTAAGGGCAAAGGAGTGTGCTATAAATACACCAAATCCAACCCCGGGGCTTACTTGCACTGAAGACCCCAAAAAATGTATCAAAGAAGGTGTTCCTTGTGGACTTTACATTATTGGAACCGAAAAGCACGAAGCCCGCAGAATTGATAATCAGCTGAGAGGTAGAGCTGGAAGACAGGGAGACCCCGGTTCTTCAAGATTTTTCCTCTCCTTAGAGGATGACCTTTTGAGACTTTTTGGCTCCGATAGGGTTATGGAACTCATGGAAAGGTTTGGAAGTAAAGATGAAGGTCCCATAGAATCACCTATGGTTACAAAAGCTCTGGAAACCGCACAAAAGCGGGTGGAGATGCAAAACTTCCAAATCAGAAAAAGGCTTCTGGAATATGATGATGTAATGAATAGGCAAAGGGAAGTAATTTACAAACTCAGGAATGAGATCCTTGATGGGAAAGATTTAAGGGGACTGGTTCTTGATTATGCTAAGGGTATTGCTGAAGACCTTGTGGAAAGATATTTGCAAGGAGAAAGGGATGATTTGTGGAATCTCCAGGAATTACGTAATGAATTGGCATACTTCTTCCTTTATGACTTCTCAGAGATTGCATCTTTAAAAAACAGGGATGAAGTTAAGGAGGTTATTTTCGAAAAACTTGAGTCACTCTACAGGGAGAGGGAAGAGGCCTTTGGAGAGGAAAAGATGAGAGAAATGGAAAGGGTCGTTTTACTTACAACCCTTGACCGCTTATGGAGGGAACACCTTTATGCCCTTGACCACCTGAGAGAGGGAGTCTATCTGAGGGCTTATGCACAGAAGGACCCTCTTGTGGAATATAAGAAAGAAAGCCTTGAACTCTTTGACGAGCTTATGGAAAAAATCAGAAATGAAAGTGTAATGAGGATTTTCCGAATTGAAGTTCCTAAAATGCCGAGGAAATTTGCTGAGAGGATGGTGGCCTTCAAACCCTCAATTGAGACTCAGAGGGGCCAACAACGTAAAAAAGATTAAAAATTTCGGGAGGTCTTGAAATGAAGGTTAATTTGAAATGGGAGGAAGGACTTAAATTTAAGGCAGAAACTCCGTCAGGACACCATCTTTTTCTTGATTCGGCCCACGGAGGGGAAGGGGAAAGTGCTGGTCCTGCACCCATGGAACTTCTCCTGGTTGCCCTTGGTGGATGTACTGCGATGGATGTAATTTCGATTTTAAATAAGATGAGAGAAAAGGTAAGGGAATTCAGTGTAGAGGTTGAAGGTGAAAGGGCCCCTGAACACCCCAAATATTACACAAAAATTCACATTAAATACATCTTCAAAGGTGAAAATTTAAAAGAAGAGAATCTTTTGAAAGCGATACAGCTTTCCCAAAATAAATATTGTAGTGTTTCAGCGAACCTAAGTGGTAAGTCCGAAATTACCTATTTTTACGAAATCAGGGATTAACTTTATAAGATCAAAATTGGCAAGGTCATGAGAAGGTGTATCAAATGTAAAGCTCCCACGGATATATTTATTCCACATCATAAGCTCTCACTTTGCCAAGAACACTATATAGAATGGTATCAGAAAAGGGTTGAAACCACTATTAGAAAATTTAGAATGTTCACTCGAGATGATAAAGTTCTGGTGGCAGTGTCTGGTGGAAAGGACAGTCTGGCCCTCTGGCACGCCTTGGTTTCCCTTGGTTATGAGGCCGACGGATTTATAATAGATTTGGGATTCGGTCAATTTTCTGAAGATTCTATTAATGTTTCTCAGAAGCTCGCAAGTAAATTGGGCAGACCTTTGCACGTAATGGAATTGAATAAGGAGTTTTATAGCATTCATGAAATAAAGAAAAAGGATCGTCGTCCAATTTGTTCAATTTGCGGAACTGTCAAAAGATATTTTATAAACCTTTATGCAAAGAAGCTGGGTTATCAGGTGGTTGCCACAGGACATAATCTGGACGACGAGGTGGCTGTCCTCCTTGTCAACACCCTTTCCTGGAATATTGAGTATTTGAGAAGGCAATATCCCCTTTTAAGTGAAGGGAATGGGTTTGTGAGGAAAGTAAAGCCCCTTTGCAAGACCACTGAGATGGAAAATAGAACTTATGTTGAGTTGAACGAGATAGAATTTGTTGAATACAAGTGTCCATACTCAAAAGGGGCTACCAGTATTGAGTACAAGAAGTTTATAGAAGATCTGGAAAGTACAAGCCCAGGGACCAAATTGAGGTTTTACTCCGAATTTTTGAGAAAAATTTATCCGCTATTGCAGGGAGGTGTTGAAGACCGGGGTGTAAAACCATG harbors:
- a CDS encoding exopolysaccharide biosynthesis polyprenyl glycosylphosphotransferase, which encodes MVRFKRGTTRVISKMILVLLDLFLIATSFYVGYYIRVNLIGSTKYTLPPALPIAHYSKYFLALFIIWIVTFYYEGLYTKYFSRSEEFLKIAKGATIAAAFSALLLYTIKVEPSFSRLAFLIAYILSIFLLWFGRIVAKRILYEVGLLKDTALFWGDSVELEWFKRTIEKEKNSGIEVIGHIKNGSAEKVKQIILEKEPNLLIVGGVPLGEVKKVENLAWEKGVEILINAFNHTLNPLELEIVEFFGFKSLRLKYNLLIPRNAKLKRLLDLLVTIPLLIILLPIIALISVVILTTSKGPVIFIQARLGKDGKLIKIYKFRTMYTNSDEILQEFLKEHPEMRREFEKYRKIVSMKDPRVTPIGKILRKTSLDELPQLFNVIKGDMSLVGPRPYLPEELAIIEDVKDIIFSVKPGLTGLWQVSGRNALTFEERIMLDLYYVKNWNIFLDLAIFIKTILEIFKGEGAY
- a CDS encoding TIGR00269 family protein — its product is MRRCIKCKAPTDIFIPHHKLSLCQEHYIEWYQKRVETTIRKFRMFTRDDKVLVAVSGGKDSLALWHALVSLGYEADGFIIDLGFGQFSEDSINVSQKLASKLGRPLHVMELNKEFYSIHEIKKKDRRPICSICGTVKRYFINLYAKKLGYQVVATGHNLDDEVAVLLVNTLSWNIEYLRRQYPLLSEGNGFVRKVKPLCKTTEMENRTYVELNEIEFVEYKCPYSKGATSIEYKKFIEDLESTSPGTKLRFYSEFLRKIYPLLQGGVEDRGVKPCKLCGEPTSGEVCAVCLIKQKMSG
- a CDS encoding glycosyltransferase family 2 protein yields the protein MISAIIVNYRAGKILIHCLNSIKDQVDEIIVVNHSPGEDLFPIIQKFPNTKIINRPNKGYASGCNLGAKMASGDLLLFMNPDTMAFPDTVNILIETTKKYHSATAPKFLNPDFTFQPSTRMFPSIKHILVSRTSPLRVFLKNSKMEKEYFGYSLKKQEEPIPLKECFPLGGFFVVPRSIFESLEGFDERFFLFFEDADFFKRLLKSGYSIIYDPRARIIHFHGFSRKNSAFKSEFHKLRSFFLYTIKHSQSQFEKILVLLLTLTYGLIVAFRYFINIPIKESQW
- a CDS encoding OmpH family outer membrane protein, producing the protein MLKKFSIALFLISITPLLHSKDLSIATVDMNRIFNEYTEFQEAKRELDRFVLEWERQRDSLKQYIDSLKNLLEIEKPGLTEKGKQKRELEIQKAQEAYSSFVKSIWGDNGLFYKKSSELLEPYYRKIQETIKNVATANGIDLVLNNNSKVVLYVSNSQDLTEQVLQELNKTYAQQTPSGGKRYRIAIFPLMEAEPGAQKLQLGSRLQKSIYQGITGNVLFDIIPNDQVNKEISRGNLTNDKLFPETCQQIALSLNADYFVCGTVETSGENVQFVYQLYKTVTGEKLQEITGSAVNPRESLDVESLQKARLLSQQFKP
- a CDS encoding SIS domain-containing protein, which gives rise to MRKRFEEILRIIELLAEREGDKIKNSAEIIYNALKNGKKVIWCGNGGSAAQAMHFNTELIVKYKNPRGSLPSIALTSDTSVITATANDFGFNEIFSRQIEGLGNEGDVLVAISTSGSSTNVIKAIKTAKAKKMAVIFLTGDNFTEVEEEVDVVIHVPSRSTPIIQECHQIVGHIIIEELEKKLEV
- the secA gene encoding preprotein translocase subunit SecA, with protein sequence FALVKEATRRLCGKKWEVTGHMWEWNMIPFDVQLLGAIVLFQGKIAEMKTGEGKTLVATMPLYLHGIIGRIKGTGVHLVTVNDYLARRDRQWMGPVYESLGLSVGVIQNEMDNARRKIEYQKDITYGTNNEFGFDYLRDNMVFRAEDRVQRGHYYAIVDEVDSILIDEARTPLIISGPVEYSSAEIYRGMKPLAENLVRKQTQLVTQLLFVAENLLKQGKEFEAAEKIIQARLGMPKAKKLFKMLQEPGVMKLVDKVELDLMKEINVGGEKTKRIEELKEELYFWVDEKSHSVEITEKGREEVEKREKGLFALPDLSTELHKLDEDKGLSARERFYEKERILREYAEKSDKIHALKQLLKAYMLFEKDVDYVVMDGKVIIVDEFTGRLMPGRRWSDGLHEAVEAKEGVTIQRETQTLATITIQNYFRMYEKLAGMTGTAITEAQEFWEIYKLDVIQIPTNKPVRRVDYPDIIFKTKKEKYEAIINEIEKWHKVGRPILVGTTSVEVSELLSRLLKRRGIPHQVLNAKYHEKEAEIIARAGQFGAVTIATNMAGRGTDIKLAENVVRAKECAINTPNPTPGLTCTEDPKKCIKEGVPCGLYIIGTEKHEARRIDNQLRGRAGRQGDPGSSRFFLSLEDDLLRLFGSDRVMELMERFGSKDEGPIESPMVTKALETAQKRVEMQNFQIRKRLLEYDDVMNRQREVIYKLRNEILDGKDLRGLVLDYAKGIAEDLVERYLQGERDDLWNLQELRNELAYFFLYDFSEIASLKNRDEVKEVIFEKLESLYREREEAFGEEKMREMERVVLLTTLDRLWREHLYALDHLREGVYLRAYAQKDPLVEYKKESLELFDELMEKIRNESVMRIFRIEVPKMPRKFAERMVAFKPSIETQRGQQRKKD
- a CDS encoding diguanylate cyclase, translated to MIQEKIDQYIDELTGARNRKFLSTFSDFEIRRAQRYRTNFSIILFDIDNFKEINDLYGHLEGDKVLKELSQFVMSSLRESDILIRYGGDEFIIYLPNTGFEDAKYVAEKILNSVNSQKIAGRNISLSMGVAEYPRDGKTWQELFNKADIALYRAKRRGKGRIAWVEEVEAVPIIPTSQFVDRIEEKRTLINLVNQDQKLVIVRGGAGIGKTRLVKDTLKRIEGVYYFMGVAYGALSEVPFSLLKDLVKYCYDNYKIETKEALASFDQFEMRAFYSIFPEAGESFNVKDIDKYKLYDSILKFFKHFAVHKKVLIYIDDLQWADRSSMELLYYVIRNSPADVKFFATFRTEDHSHDYVENFVSQALRERFIFVLDLKPFEYSAASEFISAILQEEADEEVVRFLYTKSGGNPFFIEELIKELYEKGNLLYDGKRWILKEVEKISVPQSIQHIMRKRVQELEGDKVLEVASCIGHEFSPSIIEGVLEMDMGEIYDSIEKAIKKGILEESGPDTFAFKEDIIRELILQNISQSKRRFYHQKIARWIEQHKGSIANAEELITYHAYRGGDVEKILQYAPIVAKRAMSQFAYEEAKKFWLYYFEYEKDGQKYVKGALDFAECLMIKGELRYAKEFLEEVRQKFPDLIDAEFYSRLSDVLAEQGLYSEALKYIDKAIELAFPQEAKNKNGLQEGQAAEVPLYKYYIEKGWILIRLGHYEDARVVLEQALINKNHLSKYWEGTLYNVLGVLHAEISSPQDAISYYEKAIEIRESINDFKGLGASYIDIAIVYHDLGDMQKAIEYYEKAREIYKQIGYKGGVITAYIDIGMYYLSSRKYEEAMGNFQSAYHEANLIGSKDSMCLALNNIGSVLRLTFKFSEAEVFYRRALEIAKEINSVEHIIMVTRNFVRLYKDGYKDYDKAEEYYKQLEKLLEKKELDTGKFVSLLVGAELYLWKGDLDKAGQILEELRPHLSEKRFQNYKFWFNFALAEYRALRGDRMGAGYALRSAYEEAKARSVKDPDYIVSYFEGLLEFFILTKKKNSALKILDKLEDLYKRYEFLEDLQFLPYLKEEVENIQ
- a CDS encoding OsmC family protein — translated: MKVNLKWEEGLKFKAETPSGHHLFLDSAHGGEGESAGPAPMELLLVALGGCTAMDVISILNKMREKVREFSVEVEGERAPEHPKYYTKIHIKYIFKGENLKEENLLKAIQLSQNKYCSVSANLSGKSEITYFYEIRD